From a single Kwoniella shandongensis chromosome 9, complete sequence genomic region:
- a CDS encoding 60S ribosomal protein eL31, producing the protein MSTPPLSQTRTPRSALHDVVTREYTIHLHKRVHDLSFKKKAPKAIKSVVEFAQKSMGVKDVRISPGLNQAIWARGIRSPPRRIRVRLERKRNDDEGAKEKLYVLASVVEGVTSFKGLQTVNVEGDE; encoded by the exons ATGTCTACTCCCCCTCTTTCGCAGACCCGAACCCCCCGATCGGCTCTTCACGATGTCGTGACCAGGGAGTACaccatccacctccacaAGCGAGTGCACGACTTGTCTTtcaagaaga AGGCCCCCAAGGCTATCAAGTCGGTCGTCGAGTTCGCTCAAAAGTCAATGGGTGTCAAGGACGTCCGAATCTCCCCCGGTCTTAACCAAGCTATCTGGGCTCGTGGTAtccgatctcctcctcgacgaaTCCGAGTCCGACTCGAGAGGAAGCGTAACGATGACGAGGGTGCCAAGGAGAAGTTGTACGTTCTTGCTAGCGTCGTTGAGGGTGTTACCagcttcaag GGCCTCCAGACCGTCAACGTCGAGGGTGACGAGTAA
- a CDS encoding phosphatidylserine decarboxylase — protein MPDPPDHTVPEEHRVHRTGEWSSQDKRHHHKFLNDTVDYVKQNPKPLHPVLKEFKEMVDKDTRLYMLFNQMFQQIPDNKEHLKDPSGDNYQVRDFEHLLTLMNHVIQTAPAWTDPGHKVGLVGVPVNALLDWPMGTTSGFCVFQDPKVNKQLKKILDVWGDFLTSPESAKVLDTGKTDWFGETGLASLEDVGNLGGKTNFKFHEMFHCDPTAKYHGFKSWDAFFTRTLKDEFRPVAEPENDDVVANCCESKVYKTATDIKAREKFWVKGQPYSVLDILAFDEWADQFVGGTIYQAFLSALSYHRWAAPVSGTIKKAYLVEGTYFSEPLFTDFNENGDADTHGETTSQEYISCTATRAVIFIEADNPKIGLMAFIGIGMTEVSTCDITVKEGQKIKKGDELGMFHFGGSSHCVIFRKGVKVSGFPEQSDQNVPVRSKLCVVE, from the exons ATGCCCGATCCTCCTGACCACACCGTACCAGAAGAGCACCGAGTCCacagg ACTGGTGAATGGTCCTCACAAGACAAACGACACCACCACAAGTTCCTCAACGACACTGTCGACTATGTCAAACAAAATCCTAAACCACTTCATCCCGTCTTGAAGGAGTTCAAGGAGATGGTTGATAAGGACACGAGGCTGTATATGCTCTTCAACCAGATGTTCCAGCAG ATCCCTGACAACAAGGAACACCTCAAAGATCCCTCAGGTGACAACTACCAAGTCCGCGACTTCGAACACCTCCTGACGCTCATGAATCACGTAATCCAGACAGCGCCGGCATGGACGGATCCAGGACATAAAGTAGGGTTGGTCGGTGTGCCTGTCAATGCGTTGTTGGATTGGCCGATGGGCACGACTTCGGGGTTCTGTGTCTTCCAGGATCCGAAAGTGAacaagcag CTCAAGAAGATTCTCGATGTCTGGGGCGActtcctcacctctcccGAGTCTGCCAAAGTCCTGGATACCGGCAAGACCGACTGGTTTGGTGAGACCGGTCTCGCATCTCTCGAAGATGTCGGTAATCTCGGCGGCAAGACGAATTTCAAGTTCCACGAGATGTTCCACTGCGACCCTACTGCAAAATATCACGGTTTCAAATCGTGGGATGCGTTCTTCACACGAACATTGAAAGATGAGTTCCGACCGGTTGCTGAACCCGAGAACGATGATGTCGTGGCCAACTGTTGCGAATCGAAAGTGTACAAGACGGCGACCGATATCAAAGCGAGAGAAAAGTTTTGGGTCAAAGGACAACCGTATTCCGTTCTTGACATTCTGGCATTCGACGAATGGGCCGACCAATTTGTCGGCGGTACAATCTATCAAGCTTTCCTCTCAGCGCTGTCATATCATCGTTGGGCTGCTCCAGTATCCGGAACGATCAAGAAAGCCTACTTGGTGGAAGGGACCTATTTCAGTGAACCGCTGTTCACCGATTTCAACGAGAATGGAGACGCGGACACACACGGTGAAACGACAAGTCAGGAATATATCTCATGTACGGCAACGAGAGCGGTCATCTTCATCGAGGCGGACAATCCAAAGATCGGTTTGATGGCTTTCATCGGAATTGGAATGACAGAAGTCTCGACGTGTGATATCACAGTGAAGGAAGGGCAAAAGATCAAAAAGGGAGACGAGCTAGG CATGTTCCACTTTGGTGGATCATCACATTGTGTCATCTTCCGAAAAGGCGTCAAGGTCTCTGGGTTCCCGGAGCAGTCGGATCAGAACGTGCCAGTCAGAAGTAAGCTCTGTGTGGTAGAGTAG